In Rhodothermales bacterium, one DNA window encodes the following:
- a CDS encoding SET domain-containing protein-lysine N-methyltransferase, which produces MRVCVLCYHVEDSEQPLAADDIPYDPTVYLDGHEADLVYLTKKTAVPQLIALAREGYDVFLNLCDGAWDADQPGIEVVQALERLDLPFTGADSRFYEPSREAMKRVARAWGIAAPASVMVRRLDDVVRAETLRFPLIVKHPNSYSSIGLTRDSRVETAEALREQVERMMETYGGALVEEFVEGREFTVLVAENPDDAEQPTAYVPIEFSFPEGETFKHYHLKWVDYHGMHARPCADDALAERLKEAARRVFVGLGGVSYGRCDFRVDAAGEVYLLEINPNCAIFYPPSDPGSADLILQHDEAGHRGFVAQILAAALARHRRGHEPWEVRERPGGDYGTFATEPIAEGKTVQHYEEQPHVLVTRSHVERHWDERRKDWFARYAWPLTDEVWVMWSDDPEEWRPVNHSCDPTAWLDGLDVVARRPIAAGEEVTLDYATFYGETMPDFPCTCGAANCRSTVRGADHLGPFLVPYGPHVSDYVHTRRAEREGTGASPRR; this is translated from the coding sequence ATGCGCGTCTGCGTGCTCTGTTACCACGTCGAGGATTCCGAGCAGCCGCTCGCGGCCGACGACATCCCGTACGACCCGACGGTCTACCTCGACGGGCACGAGGCGGACCTCGTGTACCTCACGAAGAAGACGGCCGTGCCGCAGCTCATCGCCCTCGCGCGGGAGGGGTACGACGTCTTCCTCAACCTGTGCGACGGCGCGTGGGACGCGGACCAGCCGGGGATCGAGGTCGTGCAGGCGCTGGAGCGGCTGGACCTCCCGTTCACTGGCGCGGACTCCCGCTTTTACGAGCCGTCGCGCGAGGCGATGAAGCGCGTAGCACGGGCGTGGGGCATCGCCGCGCCTGCATCGGTAATGGTCCGGCGGCTGGACGATGTGGTGCGGGCCGAGACGCTGCGGTTCCCGCTCATCGTCAAGCACCCGAACAGCTACAGCAGCATCGGGCTCACGCGCGACTCCCGCGTCGAAACGGCCGAGGCGCTGCGCGAGCAGGTCGAACGGATGATGGAGACGTACGGCGGGGCGCTCGTCGAGGAGTTCGTCGAGGGCCGCGAGTTCACCGTGCTCGTCGCCGAGAACCCCGACGATGCGGAGCAGCCGACGGCCTACGTCCCGATCGAGTTCAGCTTCCCCGAAGGCGAGACGTTCAAGCACTACCACCTGAAGTGGGTGGATTACCACGGCATGCACGCCCGCCCCTGCGCCGACGACGCCCTCGCCGAGCGGCTGAAAGAGGCGGCGCGGCGCGTGTTCGTCGGCCTCGGCGGCGTGAGCTACGGGCGGTGCGACTTCCGCGTCGACGCGGCGGGCGAGGTGTACCTGCTGGAGATCAACCCGAACTGCGCGATTTTCTACCCGCCCTCCGACCCCGGCAGCGCCGACCTCATCCTCCAGCACGACGAAGCCGGCCATCGCGGCTTCGTCGCCCAAATCCTCGCGGCGGCGCTCGCGCGGCACCGGCGCGGGCATGAGCCGTGGGAGGTCCGCGAACGCCCCGGCGGCGACTACGGCACGTTCGCCACCGAGCCCATCGCCGAAGGCAAGACGGTGCAGCACTACGAGGAGCAGCCGCATGTGCTCGTCACGCGGAGCCACGTCGAGCGGCACTGGGACGAGCGGCGGAAGGACTGGTTCGCCCGCTACGCGTGGCCGCTCACCGACGAGGTCTGGGTGATGTGGAGCGACGACCCGGAGGAATGGCGGCCCGTCAACCACAGCTGCGACCCGACGGCGTGGCTCGACGGGCTCGACGTCGTCGCGCGGCGGCCGATCGCGGCGGGGGAGGAGGTCACGCTCGACTACGCCACGTTCTACGGCGAGACGATGCCGGACTTCCCGTGCACGTGCGGTGCGGCGAACTGCCGGAGTACCGTGCGCGGGGCCGATCATCTGGGGCCATTCCTCGTGCCCTACGGGCCGCACGTTTCCGACTATGTCCATACGCGCCGGGCGGAGCGGGAGGGCACCGGGGCGTCCCCTCGACGTTAA
- a CDS encoding DUF559 domain-containing protein: MARKRFYDNLKRLKPVRRTLRRRATPAERALWQMLRRGQLDGVRFRRQHSIGHFVLDFYCAEFGLAVELDGASHEGPARREYDAEREAFLRTRGVRVLRFENRLVFEQPETVIDAIRFVLEERRGEH; this comes from the coding sequence ATGGCCCGCAAGCGATTCTACGACAATCTCAAGCGCTTGAAGCCCGTCCGCCGCACGCTCCGCCGCCGCGCGACCCCGGCCGAGCGTGCGCTGTGGCAAATGCTCCGTCGCGGCCAACTCGACGGTGTTCGGTTCCGACGCCAGCATAGCATCGGGCATTTCGTACTCGACTTTTACTGCGCTGAGTTCGGACTCGCCGTCGAACTCGACGGGGCGAGCCACGAGGGTCCTGCGCGGAGGGAGTATGACGCGGAGCGAGAGGCGTTTTTGCGCACGCGGGGTGTCCGCGTGCTGCGTTTCGAGAACCGGCTCGTGTTCGAGCAGCCCGAGACTGTAATCGATGCGATCCGCTTCGTGCTGGAAGAGCGACGGGGGGAGCATTGA
- a CDS encoding prolyl oligopeptidase family serine peptidase: MPLRPLVLVGLAALLSVPVAAQEAERPPLTIEQITQDPEMWIGAWPSGVHWTDAGDYVYFAWNPQGQFPADSLYRVRPGDAEPEQVPAAVRRALPPRFAGWHADRLAYDADFSQRVFARDGDVQLYNLDTGTLRRLTDTRERESNPRFSPDGQRVVFTRDGEVYSLDLGTALVRQHTDLREGDEPKDAESSAQDAFLQRQQLDLFDVLREAARKDSLRDAAQEREEATRALPPTFYIGDQNVQQLQLSPNERFVTFVLATEAKPTQTSMTDYVTRSGYAEEMKARPKVGAAGDTQTLYVQDLERDTTFAVDLSTLPGAFDAPDYARERGETADSSRTFLAFGPYWSPDGQWAVLDVRTYDNKDRWIARLDPATGAVTSLDRQRDEAWVAGPGISWWGGTSSVGWLPDGKTFWFQSEASGYSHLYTVDVATGATRQVTSGDFEVEDVRLSRGGDWWYFGSSEGSPFEWHYDRMPVGGGERDRLTRMVGRNDAALGPDEEWLAILHSESTRPPEVFVEPPLVGETPEGRQPPVRQVTQSTTEAWRAYPWREAEIVTIPASDGAAVPARIYRPENPNGAAVFFVHGAGYLQNVHRWWSSYFREYQFHNLLADAGYLVLDIDYRGSAGYGRDWRTAIYRHMGGRDLQDYVNASEWVGEEFGIDGERVAIYGGSYGGFLTLMALFTEPEHFGGGAALRSVTDWAHYNHTYTANILNTPTQDSLAFARSSPINFAAGLEDPLLITHGLIDDNVQPQDIFRLSQRLIELGKRDWELAIAPVEPHGYTEPTSWADKLHRILDLIEHSVGPKRTAGETEG, translated from the coding sequence ATGCCGCTCCGCCCGCTCGTCCTCGTCGGCCTCGCCGCACTCCTCTCCGTCCCCGTCGCCGCGCAGGAGGCCGAGCGTCCGCCGCTCACCATCGAGCAGATCACGCAGGACCCCGAGATGTGGATCGGCGCGTGGCCGTCGGGCGTGCACTGGACCGACGCCGGGGACTACGTCTACTTCGCGTGGAACCCGCAGGGGCAGTTCCCGGCCGACTCGCTCTACCGCGTCCGGCCGGGCGACGCCGAGCCCGAGCAGGTGCCCGCCGCCGTGCGCCGCGCCCTCCCGCCGCGCTTCGCCGGCTGGCACGCCGACCGGCTCGCCTACGACGCCGACTTCTCGCAACGCGTGTTCGCCCGCGACGGCGACGTGCAGCTCTACAACCTCGACACCGGCACGCTCCGGCGGCTCACCGACACGCGCGAGCGCGAATCGAACCCACGCTTCTCGCCCGACGGGCAGCGCGTCGTCTTCACGAGGGATGGCGAGGTGTACTCGCTCGACCTCGGGACCGCACTCGTCCGCCAGCACACCGACCTACGTGAGGGGGACGAGCCGAAAGACGCCGAGTCCAGCGCGCAGGATGCTTTCCTCCAACGCCAGCAACTCGACCTCTTCGACGTGCTACGCGAGGCCGCGCGTAAGGACTCGCTTCGCGACGCGGCGCAGGAACGGGAAGAGGCCACGCGCGCGCTGCCGCCGACGTTTTACATCGGGGACCAAAACGTCCAGCAGCTCCAGCTCAGCCCCAACGAGCGGTTCGTCACCTTCGTCCTCGCCACCGAGGCGAAGCCGACGCAGACGAGCATGACCGACTACGTGACACGCTCCGGCTACGCCGAGGAGATGAAGGCCCGCCCGAAAGTCGGCGCGGCGGGTGACACGCAGACGCTCTACGTGCAGGACCTCGAACGGGACACGACGTTCGCCGTCGACCTGAGCACGTTGCCGGGGGCGTTCGACGCGCCGGACTACGCGCGTGAGCGCGGCGAGACGGCGGACTCCTCGCGGACGTTCCTCGCGTTTGGGCCGTACTGGAGTCCTGACGGCCAGTGGGCCGTGCTCGACGTGCGGACGTACGACAACAAAGACCGCTGGATCGCCCGGCTCGACCCCGCGACGGGCGCCGTCACGAGCCTCGACCGGCAGCGCGACGAGGCGTGGGTCGCCGGCCCCGGCATCTCGTGGTGGGGCGGCACGTCGAGCGTCGGCTGGCTGCCCGACGGGAAGACGTTCTGGTTCCAGAGCGAGGCCTCCGGCTACAGCCACCTCTACACCGTCGACGTGGCGACGGGCGCGACGCGCCAGGTCACGAGCGGCGACTTCGAGGTCGAGGACGTGCGGCTCTCGCGCGGCGGCGACTGGTGGTACTTCGGCAGCAGCGAGGGCTCGCCGTTCGAGTGGCACTACGACCGGATGCCCGTTGGTGGGGGTGAACGCGATCGGCTGACGCGGATGGTCGGCCGCAACGACGCCGCGCTCGGGCCGGACGAGGAGTGGCTCGCGATCCTCCATTCCGAGAGCACCCGCCCGCCCGAAGTCTTCGTCGAGCCGCCGCTCGTCGGGGAGACGCCGGAGGGGCGGCAGCCGCCGGTGCGGCAGGTGACGCAGTCGACGACGGAGGCGTGGCGGGCGTACCCGTGGCGCGAGGCCGAGATCGTCACGATCCCCGCGAGCGATGGCGCCGCGGTGCCCGCGCGGATCTACCGGCCCGAGAACCCGAACGGCGCGGCCGTCTTCTTCGTCCACGGCGCGGGCTACCTCCAGAACGTCCACCGCTGGTGGAGCAGCTACTTCCGCGAGTACCAGTTCCACAACCTCCTCGCCGACGCTGGCTACCTCGTGCTCGACATCGACTACCGCGGCTCGGCAGGGTACGGCCGCGACTGGCGTACGGCGATCTACCGACACATGGGCGGGCGCGACCTGCAGGACTACGTCAACGCTTCCGAGTGGGTCGGCGAGGAGTTCGGGATCGACGGGGAGCGCGTGGCGATCTACGGCGGCTCGTACGGTGGCTTCCTCACGCTGATGGCGCTCTTCACGGAGCCCGAGCACTTCGGCGGCGGTGCCGCGCTCCGCTCCGTGACGGACTGGGCGCACTACAACCACACCTACACCGCCAACATCCTCAACACGCCGACGCAGGACTCCCTCGCCTTCGCCCGCTCCTCGCCGATCAACTTCGCCGCCGGGCTGGAGGACCCGTTGCTGATCACGCATGGGCTCATCGACGACAACGTGCAGCCGCAGGACATCTTCCGCCTCAGCCAGCGCCTGATTGAACTCGGCAAGCGCGACTGGGAGCTGGCGATCGCGCCCGTCGAGCCGCACGGCTACACCGAGCCCACGTCGTGGGCCGACAAGCTCCACCGCATCCTCGACCTCATCGAGCACAGCGTCGGTCCGAAGCGGACGGCGGGCGAGACCGAGGGGTAG
- a CDS encoding PQQ-dependent sugar dehydrogenase, which translates to MRPFAPTFRLLFSIILLCIAAPAATAQVTLEEVFTGVNFRPITDLRHDEAGRIYVAEQRGAIRVIEGERPLGIYLDIRDRVGEGNLEGGIMGFAFHPDYADNGYVFVGYVAGTGATRRTVFSRFSRSADDPPVADPSSEEVLLEVAQPEFNHNGGSIAFGPDGYLYLPLGDGGNSATQAVNGQDPTTLLGSVLRIDVDNPDPGLPYGIPPDNPFAGSDGPERDEIYAYGFRSPWRMSFDAETGDLWLGDVGQDSYEEVSRVVLGGNYGWDVMEALHCYNPRTDCSMEGLMLPVWEYDRSDGRSVTGGYVYRGTALPELVGTYIYGDFISGKVWSLAVDPVSGAVANTELLDADFLLSSFGEGADGELYVLGYLGSVYRLARAAVATEPGAVPEREASLRLAGPNPFRAETALTFALAEAGPARVAVYDVLGREVAVLHDGPATAEAQAVRLAAGALPAGVYVVRLESASGSFAQRVTLLR; encoded by the coding sequence ATGCGCCCTTTCGCCCCCACGTTCCGCCTCCTGTTCTCGATCATCCTGCTCTGCATCGCCGCGCCCGCAGCGACGGCGCAGGTGACGCTGGAGGAGGTGTTTACCGGCGTCAACTTCAGGCCCATCACGGATCTCCGGCATGACGAGGCCGGGCGGATCTACGTCGCCGAACAGCGCGGGGCGATCCGCGTGATCGAAGGGGAGCGCCCGCTCGGGATCTACCTCGACATCCGGGACCGCGTCGGAGAGGGCAACCTGGAGGGGGGAATCATGGGGTTCGCCTTCCATCCCGACTACGCCGACAACGGCTACGTCTTCGTCGGGTACGTGGCCGGAACGGGGGCGACGCGCCGCACCGTGTTCTCTCGCTTCAGCCGGTCGGCGGATGACCCGCCGGTGGCCGATCCGTCGAGCGAGGAGGTGCTGCTCGAAGTCGCGCAGCCGGAGTTCAACCACAACGGCGGAAGCATCGCGTTCGGCCCCGATGGCTACCTCTACCTCCCACTCGGCGACGGGGGCAACAGCGCGACGCAGGCCGTCAACGGGCAGGACCCCACGACCCTCCTCGGCTCCGTCCTCCGCATCGACGTGGACAACCCGGACCCCGGCTTGCCCTACGGCATCCCGCCCGATAACCCGTTTGCCGGCAGCGATGGGCCGGAGCGCGACGAGATCTACGCCTACGGCTTCCGCAGCCCGTGGCGCATGTCCTTCGACGCGGAGACGGGCGATCTGTGGCTCGGCGATGTCGGGCAGGACAGCTACGAGGAGGTAAGCCGCGTCGTGCTCGGCGGCAACTACGGGTGGGACGTGATGGAAGCGCTGCACTGCTACAACCCGAGGACGGACTGCTCGATGGAGGGCCTCATGTTGCCCGTGTGGGAGTACGACCGGAGCGATGGGCGCTCGGTGACGGGCGGCTACGTCTACCGCGGGACGGCCCTGCCGGAGCTGGTCGGGACGTACATCTACGGCGATTTCATCAGCGGAAAGGTCTGGTCGCTGGCCGTCGACCCCGTGAGCGGGGCCGTCGCGAACACAGAGTTGCTGGATGCGGACTTCCTGCTTTCCTCGTTCGGCGAAGGGGCCGACGGCGAACTCTACGTGCTCGGGTATCTCGGGTCGGTCTATCGGCTCGCTCGCGCGGCGGTCGCGACGGAACCGGGCGCAGTGCCGGAGCGCGAGGCTTCGTTGCGGCTGGCGGGGCCGAACCCGTTCCGCGCCGAGACCGCGCTGACGTTCGCCCTCGCCGAGGCCGGGCCCGCCCGCGTCGCCGTCTACGACGTGCTCGGGCGCGAGGTGGCCGTGCTCCACGACGGGCCGGCGACGGCCGAGGCACAGGCGGTGCGACTGGCGGCGGGCGCGCTCCCGGCCGGCGTCTACGTCGTGCGGTTGGAGAGCGCGAGCGGGAGCTTCGCGCAGCGGGTCACGCTGCTGCGGTGA